Proteins from a genomic interval of Plasmodium sp. gorilla clade G2 genome assembly, chromosome: 10:
- a CDS encoding ADP/ATP transporter on adenylate translocase, with amino-acid sequence MSSDIKTNFAADFLMGGVSAAISKTVVAPIERVKMLIQTQDSIPEIKSGQVERYSGLINCFKRVSKEQGVLSLWRGNVANVIRYFPTQAFNFAFKDYFKNIFPRYDQNKDFSKFFCVNILSGATAGAISLLIVYPLDFARTRLASDIGKGKDRQFTGLFDCLTKIYKQTGLLSLYSGFGVSVTGIIVYRGSYFGLYDSAKALLFTNDKNTNIVLKWAVAQSVTILAGLISYPFDTVRRRMMMMSGRKGKEELQYKSTIDCWVKILRNEGIKGFFKGAWANVIRGAGGALVLVFYDELQKLI; translated from the coding sequence atgaGTTCTGATATAAAAACCAATTTTGCAGCCGATTTTTTGATGGGCGGTGTATCAGCCGCAATATCAAAAACAGTGGTTGCCCCAATTGAAAGAGTAAAGATGTTAATTCAGACCCAAGATTCTATACCTGAGATAAAATCAGGACAAGTTGAAAGATATTCAGGTTTAATAAATTGTTTCAAAAGAGTTTCTAAAGAACAAGGTGTGTTATCCTTATGGAGAGGAAATGTAGCTAATGTTATTAGATATTTTCCAACTCAAGCTTTTAATTTTGCTTTTAAGGATtactttaaaaatatatttcctaGATATGATCAAAATAAAGATTTCTCAAAATTCTTTTgtgttaatattttatctGGTGCAACAGCTGGTGctatttctttattaattGTATATCCTTTAGATTTTGCTAGAACCAGATTAGCATCAGATATAGGAAAAGGAAAAGATAGACAATTTACTGGACTTTTTGATTGCTTaacaaaaatttataaacaaACTGGATTACTTTCCTTATATAGTGGTTTTGGTGTTTCAGTTACTGGTATTATTGTATATAGAGGTTCTTATTTTGGTCTATATGATAGTGCTAAAGCACTTTTATttacaaatgataaaaatacaaatattgtATTGAAATGGGCTGTTGCTCAATCAGTTACCATTTTAGCTGGTCTCATATCTTATCCATTCGATACTGTCAGAAGACGTATGATGATGATGTCTGGTAGAAAAGGTAAAGAAGAATTACAATATAAAAGTACTATTGATTGTTGGGTTAAAATACTAAGAAATGAAGGAATTAAAGGATTTTTCAAAGGAGCTTGGGCTAATGTAATCAGAGGAGCTGGTGGTGCCTTGGTTCTTGTCTTTTATGATGAATtacaaaaattaatttaa
- a CDS encoding DNA repair helicase RAD25, putative codes for MDNLKDPSNYSPNLSHTRGSRKRSDILNENYYAKNLKRRKLKAAKKLKESTNGEFTKKVKKQLKDYYEMRFDKKVINLPFSTDSINIQQRGFHDYSKDMKLKKNHMNKPLWICSDGFIYLEMFNSCSKQASDFLITIAEPICRPELIHEFQLTIFSLYAAISVGITLDELLINLDKFSKNVLPNELICNITKSAESFGKVKLVLRENKYYIEATNKSELDYLLNNDTIQNARIYSTDNNNDKNMKSLYNLNNRLLDNRHRDNNKNDNKNNSNDNNIEKTTNNLFSEEQKGKDCYLTYEAPVLDTTQLGFKISESEKQLMMEETKHANLNANDNSTNTAEVYSFEVNCDKIEEVKQEALQTMQRPLLMEYDFRRDKKNPNLICSLKSHVQIRYYQEKALRKMFSNGRSRSGIIVLPCGVGKTLTGITAASTIKKSALFLTTSAVAVEQWKKQFEDFTNIHPRHIRILTSDYKLDLWPINEAGVLISTYTMLSYSGKRSEQSLRIVNDIRRREWGLLVFDEVQFAPAPSFRRINDIVKSHCKLGLTATLVREDLLIRDLHWIIGPKLYEANWVELQNKGFLAKALCKEIWCSMPCSFYKYYLKSNSFIKRRLYTCNPRKLMMCEYLIKYHEQNNDKIIVFSDNIFALLHIAKTLNKPFIYGKLSPIERIAIINKFKHDSSINTILLSKVGDNAIDIPIANVVIQISFNFASRRQEAQRLGRIIRPKNKANEKKNINDPDSFFYSLVSKDTIEMCYSDKRQRFLINQGYAYNVLSDNIVDFNKLNLVYKNKKIQENLLKCILASTDDGNMDEDDDLFEDQTFKKDNTKVNKSNSNILLNKKDDSLKKIDNTTGGLLKLSSNMDVTFADKKKVPTKKFADKHILFRKFLSQNK; via the exons ATGGATAATTTGAAGGATCCATCTAATTATAGCCCCAATTTGTCTCATACAAGAGGTTCAAGGAAAAGATcagatattttaaatgagAATTATTAtgcaaaaaatttaaaaagacGTAAATTGAAGGCTGCTAAgaaatt AAAAGAAAGCACAAATGGAGAATTTACAAAAAAGGTAAAAAAACAACTAAAAGATTATTATGAAATGCGATTTGATAAAAAGGTAATAAATTTACCTTTTAGCACAGATTCGATAAATATACAACAAAGAGGTTTTCATGATTATAGTAAAgatatgaaattaaaaaagaatcaTATGAATAAACCCTTGTGGATATGTTCAGAtggatttatatatttagaaatGTTTAATAGTTGTAGTAAGCAAGCATCtgattttttaataacaataGCTGAACCAATATGTAGACCAGAATTAATTCATGAATTTCAATTAACCATTTTCTCTTTATATGCTGCAATATCAGTAGGTATAACTCTTGatgaattattaattaatttagataaattttctaaaaatgttttacctaatgaattaatatgtaatatcACTAAAAGTGCTGAATCCTTTGGAAAAGTGAAATTAGTGTTaagagaaaataaatattatatagaagCTACAAACAAATCAGAGTTAGATTATTTATTGAATAATGATACAATCCAGAATGCAAGAATATATTCtactgataataataatgataaaaatatgaaaagtttgtataatttgaataataGATTATTGGATAATAGGCATAGagataataacaaaaatgataataaaaacaatagcaatgataataatatagagaAAACTACGAATAATTTATTCAGTGAAGAACAAAAAGGAAAGGATTGCTACTTAACATATGAGGCCCCCGTGTTGGATACAACCCAGTTAG GATTTAAAATTAGCGAAAGTGAAAAACAACTAATGATGGAAGAAACGAAACATGCGAATTTAAATGCAAACGATAATTCTACAAATACTGCTGAAGTATATTCATTTGAAGTAAATTGTGATAAGATAGAAGAAGTAAAACAAGAAGCATTGCAAACAATGCAAAGGCCTTTATTAATGGAATATGATTTTAGAAGGGATAAGAAGAATCCAAATTTAATATGTTCTTTAAAGAGTCATGTTCAGATAAGATATTATCAAGAAAAGGCACTTAGGAAAATGTTTAGTAATGGTAGAAGTCGTTCAGGTATTATAGTGTTACCTTGTGGTGTGGGTAAAACATTAACGGGTATAACTGCAGCAAGTACTATTAAAAAGTCTGCTTTATTTTTAACAACATCAGCTGTAGCAGTAGAACAATGGAAGAAACAATTTGAAGATTTTACAAATATTCATCCAAGACATATTAGAATATTAACATCAGATTATAAATTAGATTTATGGCCTATTAATGAAGCAGGTGTTTTAATATCAACATATACTATGCTTTCCTATTCAGGAAAAAGAAGTGAACAAAGTTTAAGAATAGTAAATGATATAAGAAGAAGAGAATGGGGTTTATTAGTTTTTGATGAAGTACAATTTGCTCCAGCTCCATCATTTAGAAGAATAAATGATATTGTTAAATCACATTGTAAACTTGGTTTAACAGCTACATTAGTAAGAGAAGATTTATTGATTCGAGATTTACACTGGATTATTGGTCCTAAATTATATGAAGCTAATTGGGTAgaattacaaaataaagGTTTTTTAGCAAAAGCATTATGTAAGGAAATATGGTGTAGTATGCCATGTtccttttataaatattatttaaaatcaAATAGctttattaaaagaagatTATATACATGTAACCCTCGAAAATTAATGATGTgtgaatatttaataaaataccaTGAACagaataatgataaaattattgtttttagtgataatatatttgccTTATTACATATAGCTAAAACTTTAAATAAACCATTTATATATGGTAAACTATCACCAATTGAAAGAATAgcaattattaataaatttaaacatGACTCTTCCATTAATACCATATTATTAAGTAAAGTAGGAGATAATGCTATTGATATACCCATAGCAAATGTTGTTATACAAATTTCCTTTAATTTTGCTTCACGAAGACAAGAAGCACAAAGATTAGGAAGAATTATTCGACCAAAAAATAAAgccaatgaaaaaaaaaatattaatgaccctgattcttttttttatagtttaGTCAGTAAAGATACAATCGAAATGTGTTATTCAGATAAAAGACAAAGATTTCTTATTAACCAAGGATATGCTTATAATGTCCTTAGTGATAATATTGTCGATTTTAATAAACTTAATTtagtttataaaaataaaaaaattcaagAAAATTTACTCAAATGTATTTTGGCTAGTACGGATGATGGAAATAtggatgaagatgatgattTATTTGAAGACCAGACTTTTAAGAAAGATAATACTAAAGTTAATAAGAGCAAttctaatattttattaaataaaaaagacgATTCATTAAAGAAAATAGATAATACTACAGGAggattattaaaattatcatcAAATATGGATGTAACATTTgctgataaaaaaaaagtacccACAAAAAAATTTGCAGATAAGCATATACTTTTTAGAAAATTTTTAAGtcaaaataaatga
- a CDS encoding enhancer of rudimentary homolog, putative, producing MNAGYSDVVLLVQFSQKIESRTFVEYKSLKLALNGICQLYEQAIKENDPSVQRITYNMNDLFLYIDNIPKITILLFHTPTFTYKPHDKIWIKQKLVDHIKDQIGK from the exons atgaatgcAGGATATAGTGACGTTGTTCTATTAGTTCAGTTTTCACAAAAAATTGAAAGTAGAACATTTGTTGAGTACAAATCCTTAAAATTAGCTTTAAATG gAATATGCCAGTTATATGAACAAGccataaaagaaaatgatccTTCCGTTCAGAGAATTACTTATAATATGAACgatctatttttatatattgataatataccAAAAATCACAATATTACT atttCATACACCTACCTTTACGTACAAGCCTCATGATAAAATTTGGATAAAACAGAAATTGGTTGACCATATTAAAGATCAAATtggaaaataa
- a CDS encoding dynamin-like protein codes for MDKLVPIVNKLQNVLSSFISSETLSLPHIAVVGAQSVGKTSLLESLVGLSFMPKGEDIVTRTPIIIQLTNSKSDDCYCTLTYCDYDNNRVEKHIDDFSILNEILIDVTEEITGGNKCIKETPIIIEIHKNDVLDLTLIDLPGLTKVPVGNQPQNVEEQIVNLVNKYIKNPNCIILAVSSANIDLANSDSLKMARNVDPKHERTIGVITKCDMVEKPEIWKKMISGSLYPLKKGFVAVVCRSQKDVEDNITIEMSIKKEEEYFSQCIDFSNQMECIMECGIKNLAKKLNNILIEHIKNTVPFLKPKIDSLKSIEEERLLELGEPMDNMNRSEYLAVLVNYITKFSQQYQDIIDGKVFYKDRVDELKGGARIHYIFNDWYIKSLNDFSPLEMLTDEEIRIAIRNSSGPRGALFVPESAFETLIKKLINCLKEPSLRCADQVYEELLKIVDNCRIADMERFTNLKSAINEQVKILLKDCLQPTKEMIKNLMLIELSYINTSHPDFLNEHFMKNVYDKDNDYIDELDTVVHPKNNHKMLQRPKREFQETCGSNMNYSTIHHNNTYKEEMKMWKHKEDMKSYRNKEGTKITNINNNRENVFVLPVIPEKIIPEYSSSSKEIIEIDLIKSLINNYFNIVRKHIADAVPKAIMHFMVNTSRKTMQKVLISNLHNGELFNLFNECSSIKVKRNNCKKNLESLNQAIKMLAEIRNQEV; via the coding sequence ATGGATAAATTAGTACCGATTGTAAACAAATTACAGAATGTTTTATCATCTTTTATTAGTAGTGAAACTTTGAGCTTACCACATATAGCAGTGGTAGGTGCTCAGTCAGTTGGAAAAACCTCATTACTAGAATCATTAGTAGGTTTAAGTTTTATGCCTAAAGGAGAAGATATAGTAACTCGAACTCCTATAATAATTCAGCTAACGAATTCTAAATCAGATGATTGTTATTGTACCTTAACATATTgtgattatgataataatagagTAGAAAAGCATATAGATGATTTTTCTATTTTGAATGAAATATTAATTGACGTTACAGAAGAAATTACTGGAggaaataaatgtattaaagAAACTCCTATTATAATTGAGattcataaaaatgatgTTTTGGATTTAACTTTAATTGACTTACCTGGTTTAACAAAGGTCCCTGTAGGGAATCAGCCACAAAATGTAGAAGAGCAAATAGTAAATttagtaaataaatatataaagaatccTAATTGTATCATTTTAGCTGTTTCATCTGCTAATATTGATTTAGCTAATTCAGATAGTTTGAAAATGGCTAGAAATGTAGATCCAAAACATGAAAGAACTATAGGTGTAATAACTAAATGTGATATGGTTGAAAAACCTGAAATATGGAAGAAAATGATTAGTGGGTCCCTTTATCCTTTGAAGAAAGGTTTTGTAGCTGTTGTTTGTCGAAGTCAGAAAGATGTAGAAGATAATATTACTATTGAAATgtctataaaaaaagaagaagaatatTTTAGTCAATGTATTGATTTTTCAAATCAAATGGAATGTATTATGGAATGtggtataaaaaatttagccaaaaaattaaataatatattaattgaaCATATCAAAAATACAGTACCATTTTTAAAACCTAAAATTGATTCATTAAAAAGTATTGAAGAAGAACGATTATTAGAATTAGGTGAACCTATGGATAATATGAATCGTTCAGAATATTTAGCAGTATTAgttaattatataacaaaattttCACAACAATATCAAGATATAATAGATGGAAAAGTTTTTTATAAAGATAGAGTTGATGAATTAAAAGGTGGAGCAagaatacattatatatttaatgactGGTATATAAAATCATTAAATGATTTCTCACCATTAGAAATGTTAACAGATGAAGAAATTCGAATAGCTATAAGAAATTCTAGTGGTCCAAGAGGAGCATTATTTGTACCAGAAAGTGCTTTTGAaactttaataaaaaaattaataaactGCTTAAAGGAACCTTCACTACGTTGTGCTGATCAAGTATatgaagaattattaaaaatagttGATAATTGTCGTATAGCAGATATGGAGAGATTTACTAATTTAAAAAGTGCTATAAATGAACaagttaaaatattattaaaagattGTTTACAACCAACTAaagaaatgataaaaaatttaatgcTAATtgaattatcatatattaatacaagtCATCCTGACTTTTTAAATGAACattttatgaaaaatgtatatgataaagataatgattatatagaTGAATTAGATACAGTAGTTCACCctaaaaataatcataaaatGTTACAGCGTCCAAAAAGAGAATTTCAAGAAACATGTGGTagtaatatgaattattCGACTATACaccataataatacatataaagaagaaatgaAAATGTGGAAACATAAAGAAGATATGAAATCTTATAGAAATAAAGAAGGTACCAAAATtactaatataaataataatagagaAAATGTTTTTGTTTTACCAGTGATTccagaaaaaattataccaGAATATTCATCTTCTTCTAAAGAAATAATAGAAATCGATTTAATAAAATCactaataaataattattttaatattgttAGAAAACATATAGCAGATGCTGTACCTAAAGCAATTATGCATTTTATGGTTAATACATCGAGAAAAACTATGCAGAAAGTTTTAATATCAAATTTACATAATGGGGAACTTTTCAACTTATTTAATGAATGTTCATCTATTAaagtaaaaagaaataacTGCAAAAAAAATCTCGAATCTTTAAATCAAGCAATAAAAATGTTGGCAGAAATTAGGAACCAAGAAGTTTAA